A segment of the Lycium barbarum isolate Lr01 chromosome 7, ASM1917538v2, whole genome shotgun sequence genome:
TTCCTTCTGCTTATTTTGATGACACTGTTCCTCCAACATCCTGTCCTTGCTTTTTCATCTTTTCCCATTCCTGTTTCCTCTTCTATTCCACCTTCAGCCCCACCCTCTCCTCCTTCTTTTTCATCCATTCCTTCTTCTACTCCTCCTGTTAGAGCACCTACCAGACCTAAGAAACAACATGCTTACCTTTAGAATTATATATGTAATTCTTCTACATCTGTTCCTAGCTCCACCTGTGATCCTCCTCCTTCATTTTCTAGTAAGCAACCTGTTCTTGAGCCTTTTTCTTACTCTCAAGCTACAACTGTCCCTGAGTGGTAGGATGCCATGAGAAAGGAGTTTGAGGCTTTGGAGGCTAATTTGACTTGGGACATAGTTGAGTTACCCAGTGGTAAGAAGCCTATTTGCTGCAAATGGGTATACAAAGTCACATATAGAACTGATGGGAGCATTGAGAGGTACAAGGCTAGGTTAGTGGTCAGGGATCAAGTAGAGAGGATTGATTTTCATGAAACTTTTTCCCCTGTAGTAAAAATGTCTACTATCAAAACTCTTGTTGCTATTGCTATTAAACAGAATTGGTATCTTTTTCAATTGGATGTAAACAATGTATTCTTGCATTGGGATTTGGATGAGGAAGTTTACATGAAACTTCCCCCCTGGATTATCAGTACCTGCTTTTGCTTCTTCTCCTGTTCCTTTAGTCTGCAAGTTACAGAAGTCTCTTTATGGACTGAGACAGGCTCCAAGGCAATGGTATGCCAAGCTGTCTCAGGCCCCGCAGTCCATAGGTTATTCTCACTCTTTAAATGACTATTCCTTGTTTACTAGAGGTTATGGGGACTCTTTGATCATTCtagctgtttatgttgatgacattattTTAATTGGAATTGATTCCATTGAAATTTTTACCCTCAAGCTATTTCTTCATGAGCAGTTTAAGATAAAAGATTTGGGGTTGTTGAACTATTTCCTTGTTATTGAAGTGTTGTACACACCCTCTGGTGTTCTTCTTCATCAAAATAAATTTGTGCTTGACTTGCTCAAAGAGTTTCACTGTGACAGCTCCTCCCTGTCATATGTCCATTAAAATTACATGAGACGCTCAAAGCTGCAGTGGGTGATCCTTTACCCAATCCTCCGACTTACAGAAGTCTAATTGGTAAACTAAACTTCCTCACTCATACTAAACCTGATTTGGCTTTTGTTGTCCAACACTTAAGTCAGTTCATGCAACTTCCTTGTATCCCTCATGTGAAGGCAGCTTTGCAATTGTTAAGGTATCTCAAAGGGACCTCTAAATATGGCTTATTTCTCAATAATTGCTCTGATTTGTCTCTCAAAGTGTTTTGTGACTGTGATTGGGGTGCTTGTTATGATAGTAGAAAGTCAGTAACTGGTTTTTGCATTCTTTTTTGTGGTAGTCTGTTTTGCTGGAAGTCCAAGAAGTAGCCTATGGTGTCCCTTTTTGCTGGAAGTCCAAGAAGTAGCCTATGGTGTCCCTTTCTTCAGCTGAGGCTGAATATAGATCCTTCAATAAGGCTGTGGCAGAAGTGACTTGGTTGACTAGATTACTGTTTGACTTTGGTTTTCCAATTTCCAGTTCTGTTCTGGTTTTCTGTGATAATCAAGCTACAATTCACATTGCCAAGAACTGGTATTCCATAAGTGCACTAAACACATTGAATTGGACTGCCACTTTGATTTCATTGCATCAcactcccacttccactcagttTGCAGATATACTTACCAAGAGTCTACCTGGTGCTgctcatcattttcatattcgcAAGTTGGGGGTCTAACCACCCTCCAACTTGAACGCGGGGGGTGTTAAAGTACATAAAATAGTTGATGATATAGGTTAGTGGGCCAAGTCGGTTTGGGCCTTTATTTATCATTGTTGTTGTTAGTATTAGCCAGATTAGCTATTAAAAGACCATTGGGCTCGGGCCATTATAAAAGAAAGAGGCCCAACTCATTTTATACTTGTCTTGTACATTGTAGATATTTTCTGAAATGAAAGGAAAGGTTCTCTCTCTATACACCGACTGCCATTTCTTCATCAAATTTGCGTATTAACATAGTTCCTttacattttattttattaattattttaagCCACatagaactagggtttggtataAATACCGAAAACTGAAAAATCAGACCGAACTGAACCAAACTTCAAGAAACCGAAACcaaaagaaccgaaccgaactagtttggttcggtgtttggtgttcaccttcaaaaaaccaaaatcgaaatagccgaaccgaactttaatgAAACCGAATTGAAGAACCGAAATTTATACATtagccaaaaaaattaaaatagtccagacccattaagtttaagcccaaaaaaaacccaattgtaataagctcttttttgcttttgtatccctaattttccacttcagttgagaaaatcaaatatccttaataAAGAAAGGTGACTAgaatgtgtctttaggattaatgtatgtcctttatgtgttttcttaattattcttactgtatgtatataacacctagtaatcctatattatggttatgattTTCTGTTATTGTGTattctgtttgtttgattttgattataatttgttagttttaagttttgttgcttttgagaatatgaattagtgtaaatggaatcgtttctaatatcatatcaaaaaaaccgaattgaaaaaaccgaaaccgaaccgaaccaaacttcaaaaaaccgaaaccgaaatagccaaaccgaaccgaagaaccgaacgcccacccctacatAGAACCCAAACATAGGGCAACTTGTGAATAACATAAGCTATCACCAACCAAACTGACGATGGCTTTGTTTTCTGGGCAATCAATGATCTCTATTTTTCTATCACTCCACATTAGTTCTTTGTGATTTGTATACTTGGCCTTTCAAGCCCCCAAGCTTTGGCTCAAGGGTAAGAGTGCAACGCGTGATCTGTAGAATGTAAATTAGGTGCACGTCATTAGTTTGAAACATGTAGTGgacaaaaatacatatatttaagTAGAAAAGAGTAAAGGGACAAATAGTACCATTTATCCTCAAGAATTTCTCGGTTACTAAAAATAATTGGCCTTTCTATCATTTTCAATAGTTTTGGTATTCAGTATAAGAAGATGAGATTCCAGCTAGTAGATTTGTCCACAGAGTATACCCATGGTATCTGAATCATTAACTGGCCAAATTTAGCATGGCCAAGAAGTAGCATCTGTTTAACTTTTTATATCTTCACCATAGCCTATAGTCCCTGTAGTAAAGGCTTGTTTGCTTCATTTTCTCCAGCATATCCTAGAAGTATGAtgtatttcttttttaaaataaaccCCCACTCCCTTCCAGAGAATCAAAAAAGAAAAGCTTACAACCTTCTAAATATAACTAATTCTGATgccacaaaaagaaaaaagaagaaagaaaagaaaagggacaGTCAAGAGATTGAGGgaaaggaaataatatatattt
Coding sequences within it:
- the LOC132601644 gene encoding uncharacterized protein LOC132601644, with the translated sequence MRKEFEALEANLTWDIVELPSGKKPICCKWVYKVTYRTDGSIERYKARLVVRDQVERIDFHETFSPVVKMSTIKTLVAIAIKQNWYLFQLDVNNVFLHWDLDEEVYMKLPPWIISTCFCFFSCSFSLQVTEVSLWTETGSKAMLLPVICPLKLHETLKAAVGDPLPNPPTYRSLIGKLNFLTHTKPDLAFVVQHLSQFMQLPCIPHVKAALQLLSSVLVFCDNQATIHIAKNWYSISALNTLNWTATLISLHHTPTSTQFADILTKSLPGAAHHFHIRKLGV